A window of Selenomonas ruminantium subsp. lactilytica TAM6421 contains these coding sequences:
- a CDS encoding phage holin family protein yields the protein MECILSFIRGIAPTNMEVHFGAIWATIGTVLSVMMGWNEVLEALIYIMVLDYLTGVVAAYINPDLALNSQRGFKGIAKKAIIMFLVSLAYRLDCLVGKEIMQYAVMWFFISNESLSIIENAAKAGVPIPTRFKESLEQLAKEKQAR from the coding sequence ATGGAGTGTATATTAAGTTTTATTCGCGGTATCGCGCCGACGAATATGGAAGTACATTTCGGTGCTATATGGGCGACCATAGGCACAGTGTTATCGGTAATGATGGGGTGGAACGAAGTGTTAGAGGCATTGATTTACATTATGGTGCTTGACTACCTCACGGGCGTAGTTGCAGCATACATCAACCCCGATTTGGCGTTGAACAGTCAGCGAGGGTTCAAGGGCATAGCGAAGAAGGCTATTATCATGTTCCTTGTGTCGCTGGCATATAGGCTTGACTGTCTTGTCGGTAAAGAAATTATGCAATATGCGGTGATGTGGTTTTTTATCAGTAACGAAAGCCTGTCAATTATTGAAAATGCGGCAAAGGCAGGAGTACCGATACCGACAAGGTTCAAGGAATCGTTGGAGCAGTTGGCAAAAGAGAAGCAGGCAAGATAG